The following coding sequences are from one Formosa haliotis window:
- a CDS encoding DUF192 domain-containing protein, producing MNLLKRTIYALVLGLATLTFSCKEEKKVDITPTEISFRKDGELQIFKAKTDSIIKTLDIEIADTEYARETGLMYRSTMKDNRGMLFIFPDEAPRSFYMKNTQIPLDIIYLATNKTIVSIGKNAKPMDESSVFSEKPAMYVLEVNGGLADKWNLKVGDSIAYTK from the coding sequence ATGAATTTACTAAAACGCACTATATATGCTCTTGTTTTAGGATTGGCAACACTTACTTTTTCTTGTAAAGAAGAAAAAAAAGTAGACATTACACCTACCGAAATTTCATTTAGAAAAGACGGAGAGTTACAGATATTTAAGGCTAAAACAGATTCTATAATCAAAACCCTAGATATTGAAATAGCCGATACAGAATACGCCAGAGAAACAGGATTAATGTATCGCTCTACTATGAAAGATAACCGTGGCATGCTCTTTATTTTCCCGGATGAAGCACCGCGTTCGTTTTATATGAAGAATACTCAGATTCCTTTAGATATTATTTACCTCGCTACAAACAAAACCATAGTAAGCATCGGGAAAAATGCAAAACCAATGGACGAAAGTTCTGTGTTTTCTGAAAAGCCTGCCATGTATGTCCTTGAGGTGAATGGTGGCCTAGCAGATAAATGGAATTTAAAAGTTGGCGATTCTATAGCATATACGAAGTAA
- the cysS gene encoding cysteine--tRNA ligase, with protein MPQLYKQQSIKIYNSLTGQKEAFTPITEGYVGMYVCGPTVYSNVHLGNVRTFMSFDTIFRYLKHLGYKVRYVRNITDAGHLENDADEGEDRIAKKARLEQIEPMEVVQRYTVDFHNILHKFNFLPPSIEPTATGHIIEQIELIKTIIDNGFAYEVNGSVYFDVLKFNETNDYGKLSKRKVEDLIHNTRELDGQSDKKNPQDFALWKKAEPQHIMRWPSPWSDGFPGWHLECTAMSTKYLGDHFDIHGGGMDLKFPHHECEIAQAEACNHQTPVNYWMHANMLIMNGKKMAKSTGNYILPEEIFTGDNKNISQAFSASVARFFMLQAHYRSILDFTNNGLLASEKGFNRLMDAISDLDHLKVSSTSSINISEWKQKCYDAMNDDFNSPILIAHLFEAVKFINQIKEGKATLSEADLNLLKETMQTFTFDILGLVHGSQAETGEDKLTGAVDLLIKLRQEARANKDFALSDKIRDELAAVGIQLNDGKDGTTFSTN; from the coding sequence ATGCCTCAGCTATATAAGCAACAAAGTATTAAAATTTACAATTCACTTACAGGTCAAAAAGAAGCGTTTACACCTATAACCGAAGGTTATGTTGGCATGTATGTTTGCGGACCTACCGTTTACAGCAATGTACATTTAGGGAATGTAAGAACCTTTATGTCTTTTGATACTATTTTTCGCTACCTAAAACATTTGGGTTATAAAGTGCGTTATGTTCGAAATATTACAGATGCCGGACATTTAGAAAATGATGCAGATGAAGGCGAAGACCGCATTGCTAAAAAAGCACGCTTAGAGCAAATAGAACCTATGGAAGTGGTACAGCGTTATACTGTAGATTTTCATAACATACTACATAAATTCAATTTTTTACCACCAAGTATAGAACCTACGGCTACCGGGCATATTATTGAACAAATTGAATTAATAAAAACGATTATCGATAACGGTTTTGCCTACGAAGTTAATGGCTCTGTATATTTTGATGTTTTAAAATTTAATGAAACTAACGATTACGGAAAATTAAGTAAGCGAAAAGTAGAAGACTTAATTCACAACACCCGTGAATTAGACGGACAAAGCGACAAAAAAAATCCTCAAGATTTTGCACTTTGGAAAAAAGCAGAACCGCAACACATTATGCGTTGGCCTTCGCCATGGAGCGACGGTTTCCCAGGTTGGCACTTAGAATGCACCGCCATGAGCACCAAATATTTGGGCGATCATTTTGATATACATGGTGGCGGAATGGATTTAAAATTCCCTCATCACGAATGCGAAATTGCTCAGGCAGAAGCATGTAACCATCAAACACCTGTTAACTATTGGATGCATGCCAATATGTTAATTATGAATGGTAAAAAGATGGCAAAATCTACAGGAAATTATATTCTACCTGAAGAAATTTTTACGGGAGACAACAAGAACATTTCTCAAGCCTTTAGTGCTAGTGTAGCTCGTTTTTTCATGTTGCAAGCACATTACAGAAGTATTTTAGATTTTACAAATAATGGTTTATTAGCTAGCGAAAAAGGGTTTAACAGATTGATGGATGCTATTTCAGACTTAGACCATCTAAAAGTTAGTAGCACCTCATCAATTAACATTTCAGAATGGAAACAGAAATGTTACGATGCTATGAACGACGATTTCAATTCGCCAATCTTAATAGCTCATTTATTTGAAGCCGTAAAATTTATCAATCAAATTAAAGAAGGAAAAGCAACACTTTCTGAAGCAGATTTAAATCTACTTAAAGAAACCATGCAGACCTTTACTTTCGATATTCTAGGTCTTGTTCACGGATCGCAAGCAGAAACGGGAGAAGACAAATTAACTGGAGCGGTCGATTTACTCATAAAATTACGTCAGGAAGCACGAGCAAATAAAGATTTTGCACTTTCTGATAAGATTCGAGATGAACTCGCTGCGGTTGGTATTCAGCTAAACGATGGTAAGGATGGCACTACATTCTCGACAAATTAA
- a CDS encoding porin family protein yields MKKYMLFLSALMVCLTINAQTTADIDNSEATKQIKFGVKGGVNFANLNYDGDDLDFSSKTGFSVGVMAELPLFENAVLQPEIMYSQMGAETSYRNEHVDNSSYDGTMRLNYITVPVMFKYFVIEGLSLQAGPQIGFLVASKNEYQDDFFGFENNDEMDLSDLTNSVDAGVSFGIGYQFMSHFYCDARYYLGISEVFENDIEMSNRVFQLSLGYFF; encoded by the coding sequence ATGAAAAAATATATGCTTTTTTTAAGTGCTTTAATGGTATGTCTTACCATAAATGCACAAACAACAGCTGATATAGATAATAGTGAAGCCACAAAACAAATTAAATTTGGGGTGAAAGGAGGCGTGAATTTTGCGAATCTTAACTATGATGGGGATGATTTAGATTTCTCAAGTAAAACCGGATTTTCTGTGGGTGTTATGGCAGAATTGCCGCTTTTTGAAAATGCTGTACTTCAACCAGAAATCATGTACAGTCAAATGGGAGCAGAAACGTCTTATAGAAATGAGCATGTAGACAACAGTTCTTACGATGGTACTATGAGATTAAATTATATTACTGTTCCTGTAATGTTTAAGTATTTTGTTATTGAAGGTTTAAGTCTTCAGGCTGGTCCACAAATTGGGTTCTTAGTAGCGTCTAAGAATGAATATCAAGATGATTTTTTTGGTTTTGAAAATAATGATGAAATGGATTTATCCGATCTTACTAATTCGGTAGATGCCGGTGTTAGCTTCGGGATAGGATATCAATTCATGAGTCATTTTTATTGCGATGCCCGTTATTATTTAGGAATTTCAGAAGTATTTGAAAACGATATTGAAATGTCTAATCGCGTATTTCAACTGTCTTTAGGATACTTTTTCTAA
- the yidD gene encoding membrane protein insertion efficiency factor YidD produces MKRLLIAPFLFLVKIYQTFISPLTPASCRYHPTCSQYTKEALIKHGLFKGGWLSVKRIFSCHPWGGSGYDPVP; encoded by the coding sequence ATGAAGCGCTTATTAATTGCCCCATTTTTATTTCTCGTAAAGATATACCAAACCTTTATATCTCCCCTTACTCCTGCCTCGTGCAGGTACCATCCAACATGTTCGCAATACACCAAAGAAGCACTTATAAAACACGGCTTATTTAAAGGAGGTTGGCTAAGTGTAAAACGCATTTTTAGCTGTCATCCGTGGGGTGGCTCTGGTTACGATCCAGTACCCTAA
- the folE gene encoding GTP cyclohydrolase I FolE — protein MKFDNNIEEFDALGDDHIGSSTETPMRADAFKLSNEEKIDIIKDDVRHIMETLGLDLTDDSLKGTPNRVAKMFVKEIFGGLDPSRKPNASTFDNKYKYGEMLVEKNITVYSTCEHHLLPIVGRAHVAYISNGSVVGLSKMNRIVDYYAKRPQVQERLTIQIVKELQAVLGTDDVACVIDAKHLCVNSRGIRDIESSTVTAEFGGKFKKKETRREFLDYIKLETQF, from the coding sequence ATGAAATTTGATAATAATATAGAAGAGTTCGATGCATTAGGCGACGACCATATTGGAAGCTCTACAGAAACTCCAATGCGTGCCGATGCTTTTAAACTTTCGAACGAAGAGAAAATAGATATTATAAAAGACGATGTTCGCCATATTATGGAAACATTAGGACTAGATCTTACCGACGATAGTTTAAAAGGCACTCCAAATCGTGTCGCTAAAATGTTTGTGAAAGAGATTTTTGGAGGTCTAGACCCTAGTAGAAAACCAAACGCGTCTACTTTCGATAACAAATATAAGTACGGTGAAATGTTGGTTGAAAAAAACATTACGGTTTACTCTACTTGCGAGCACCATTTATTACCAATCGTAGGTCGTGCCCACGTGGCATACATCTCTAATGGTAGTGTTGTAGGTTTATCTAAAATGAATCGTATTGTTGATTATTACGCGAAACGACCACAAGTTCAAGAGCGTTTAACCATACAAATTGTAAAAGAATTACAAGCTGTATTAGGTACAGACGATGTGGCTTGTGTTATAGATGCAAAACATTTATGCGTAAACTCTAGAGGAATTAGAGATATTGAAAGCAGTACGGTAACTGCCGAATTTGGCGGAAAATTCAAGAAAAAAGAGACACGCCGGGAATTCTTAGATTACATTAAATTAGAGACGCAATTTTAA
- the lgt gene encoding prolipoprotein diacylglyceryl transferase, giving the protein MHFLKFDWNPTTGIDIIGNFQLHFYSLMWVTAFLLGWYVMKRIYVKEKVSLEYLDPLFIYTVLATMIGARLGHVIFYQPELFKQDFLSIFLPIRTNPTFEFTGFQGLASHGAAIGVIFGLYLYQKKYQYKPLMWILDRIVIPVSLGAIFIRIGNFINSEIIGKVTTSNLGVRFIQDEYSKREAMQLTGIKNPKGAYNAIANNPQFQNLLDAVPYRHAAQLYESACYVFVFLILWYLYTKTKKADNPGFLFGFFLVLLWTIRFFVEFVKEAQVDERATWALNTGQWLSIPFILIGFYFMFVYKGTSKTA; this is encoded by the coding sequence ATGCATTTTTTAAAATTCGATTGGAATCCTACCACAGGAATTGATATCATTGGCAATTTTCAGCTACATTTTTACAGCCTTATGTGGGTTACTGCTTTCCTTTTAGGATGGTATGTTATGAAACGTATTTACGTAAAAGAAAAAGTGTCTTTAGAGTATTTAGATCCGCTTTTTATTTATACTGTTTTGGCAACCATGATAGGAGCACGTTTAGGACATGTTATCTTTTATCAGCCAGAATTATTTAAGCAAGATTTTTTAAGTATCTTTTTACCAATACGTACAAATCCTACATTTGAATTTACAGGTTTTCAAGGTTTAGCAAGTCATGGTGCTGCTATTGGTGTTATTTTCGGTTTGTATTTATATCAGAAGAAATACCAATATAAACCATTAATGTGGATTTTAGATCGTATAGTTATTCCGGTGTCTCTAGGTGCCATTTTTATTAGAATAGGGAATTTTATAAATTCAGAAATCATAGGAAAAGTAACCACTTCCAACTTGGGCGTTCGTTTTATTCAAGACGAATATAGCAAGCGTGAAGCCATGCAATTAACAGGAATTAAAAATCCTAAAGGCGCGTATAATGCTATTGCAAACAATCCTCAGTTTCAAAATCTTTTAGATGCTGTGCCTTACAGACATGCTGCTCAATTATACGAATCGGCTTGTTATGTGTTTGTGTTTCTAATTTTATGGTATTTATATACAAAAACCAAAAAGGCAGATAACCCAGGCTTTCTATTTGGTTTCTTTTTAGTCTTACTTTGGACTATTAGATTCTTTGTAGAATTTGTTAAAGAAGCACAAGTAGACGAACGTGCCACTTGGGCATTAAACACAGGGCAATGGTTAAGTATTCCGTTTATTTTAATCGGATTCTATTTTATGTTTGTGTACAAGGGAACCTCTAAAACAGCTTAA
- a CDS encoding M4 family metallopeptidase, translating to MKHDYSKLKSLWFVLGCLISVTGMAQSPFQIKQKTNVSTAVTAPVSPSQKNSATTTKGAKTLASANANSGFNPSMLLTEPSVPAHAKQISEEEGRLISSIAEQTMQLAQNDSNYYTNTTQDSTKTKVKTFAKTANVTARNLFVAKKEAFTLKEADNMELRSTSTKYGRVLATYQQRHNNVPVEGAVYKVKESQDKIEAFGFIADKLTISSNYQVNAERALDVALNKVNAKEYLWQSEKLSSLVHKNISEKPTGELVYVGPNFSSQLKTFHLAWKFNVYATNPQSSQVIYVDANTSKIILTIDLQRDTQGHGEGKGRYSGEVTFNTEQYEDGFRLEALQGKFQVPVYTLNMNHASFPSDEVISDFIDEDNIWNDLHNENRDESAIDIHWGMQKTIDYYTDKFDRNSVDDNGMVVFGLAHLGENVNNASWTGGWAQFGDGDNAPYVGLGITAHELTHAVTQFSANLIYQGESGALNESFSDMLGVAVEFYVGKDSEEDIWLLGDELYAHGSMRNMKDPKAEGQPDTYGGEYWVNPTSSYDYGGVHFNSGVSNYWFYLLSVGGEGVNDNNNAYNISAIGLEKAERIAYTTLTEYLSPASNFSDMRQATLMATEDLFGLVSEEYKQVTNAWYAVGVGSAYSEKQIAITSVEDPVAACGSLTGTEPFKVTIRNTGTSTLKADEPLHYKLRVLILVRGRYYEVYTNADMLSLEKDLAIGEEGVLTIADNLEFFENPTVINYVEVKIDTEPVETFDSTSGVSFVSNFTISENPLAFDLAVASVNLPKSNGELQSANAPLSVTIENIGCTEIPSGSVLKVGYALIEKQTDSIWKNITLAENLAGGASLLVNLDETIDLSTHGLHTVEAYVEYENDTNELNNTNSGAVYSGEINQFPYTETFEKTPGGWTTESLKGNQKWYWQKIPYFEFRDIPSEYMWTSRINENLAVMEPSSDFTLQSPILDFTNVESPFMQFDLVWVFFRGTDGLIVEYSEDLGTTWHTAPDMQGAVDFHYNDLVEGPWYTGINNQTNKDPLVLPLHHLAGKKGMVRFRVLTDEDVDKYIGAFVDNIIIGEAPYDINLLEANLSAGTCDKDYTNGTLNVSIANNFPTTTEKLVFTTQILNSVGEEVFSHSETSQIDFTTYKDTVNYSFTPNINLSDVGVYEILVNVFPEQADVDEAPENNSVTFFVDVWEQDDYKVSALPYIMDFEGEGGYKGWSTSEKNGANGWMHGERQDLGSPGWFIAEHTKFMASNDDACNCDSSNDMLISPVFDLSNYEKAYLSFDAFGDVFQLSDGYVKVSVDGGITWETVFQMPYISSWQEYDVDLSAFAGNACVQFAFVHTDNNLFASGFAVDNIEVTNTAIDLEVQNLSFASAMYGNSAPHDFFLSVKNIGYDIVDTTTITYQIYQNGNLIGDLISVEKNAAILRNETIVYIVNEFPELAAGTYSIEVAVNVEGETLLANNTVTADFIVDSNIPELQNIPFTGFVTGALFGEQGWVSNEGGINSPWKVLNQAENLNLSIPKTDHTGDEKALMLYNQLESDSYYGEVMTSFYQLADNATALEFYYALQSNYLNALILDVQMEGETSWTEIWRVSNQGDSRDREWQKAVLNVDKYKGTSLRFRLRHAKAGGYSYAIVDDFKVGSSLLTDVSVEVIAPKDVCGSGEEVIIRLTNLGQVAIPADAITLHVDYMNLEKNISEVVDVALAVGESVEYKIKEELVLDNTEDSHVFNIEAVLEADEIQGNNKISNYLYQKLDTDFKLFDSSTIYGYAGQTLYVDAETNVIYNELSANSYQWSTGDHTNGIYINQPGDYTVTVKFGNGCEISETVTVVFDTFDSQLLSGDVCGPEVALFPGDYDSYLWFDGSTEPTYMATQNGAYYVTVYKNGVGKMLSTTISIVGNETPVISKFNNKKLGTNMVAESYQWYLDGRPIPNSNSNSVLALWEGNYTLEVTNSNGCTAMSESKYLDGSIISKITNPFRVFPNPTSGDLNLFFAEAISGEATVIVYSVDGQTVFNESYTMLPNKINLSELNNGVYIVECRVGGESYKSKIIKK from the coding sequence ATGAAACACGATTACAGTAAACTGAAGTCTTTGTGGTTTGTACTAGGATGTCTTATTTCTGTCACGGGAATGGCACAGTCTCCTTTTCAAATTAAACAAAAAACGAATGTGAGTACAGCTGTTACAGCACCAGTCTCCCCTTCACAAAAAAATAGTGCAACGACAACTAAGGGAGCAAAAACATTGGCTTCTGCTAATGCCAATTCTGGATTTAACCCAAGTATGTTACTTACAGAGCCAAGTGTGCCTGCACATGCAAAGCAAATTTCGGAGGAAGAAGGGCGTTTAATTAGTTCGATAGCCGAGCAGACTATGCAGTTAGCACAAAATGATTCTAATTATTATACTAATACGACTCAAGATTCTACAAAAACAAAAGTGAAGACATTTGCTAAAACTGCTAATGTTACAGCAAGGAATTTATTTGTTGCTAAAAAAGAAGCTTTTACTTTAAAGGAGGCCGACAATATGGAGTTGAGATCGACTTCTACCAAATATGGTCGTGTTCTGGCAACTTACCAACAACGCCATAATAATGTGCCTGTAGAAGGTGCTGTTTATAAAGTAAAGGAAAGTCAGGATAAAATAGAAGCTTTTGGTTTTATTGCTGACAAACTTACTATTTCTAGTAATTATCAAGTTAATGCAGAACGTGCCCTTGATGTTGCTTTAAATAAAGTGAATGCAAAGGAATATTTATGGCAATCTGAAAAATTATCAAGTTTAGTTCATAAAAACATCAGCGAAAAACCAACGGGAGAATTGGTGTATGTTGGTCCTAATTTCTCTAGCCAACTTAAAACGTTTCATTTAGCATGGAAATTTAATGTTTACGCTACAAATCCACAGTCAAGTCAAGTTATATATGTAGACGCCAATACGTCAAAAATTATTTTAACTATCGATTTACAGCGAGATACTCAAGGACATGGTGAAGGAAAGGGAAGATATTCTGGAGAAGTTACTTTTAATACAGAACAATACGAAGATGGGTTTAGGTTAGAGGCCTTACAAGGTAAATTTCAAGTCCCTGTGTATACTTTAAACATGAATCATGCTAGTTTTCCTAGCGATGAGGTTATTTCAGATTTTATTGATGAAGATAATATTTGGAATGATTTGCATAACGAGAACCGAGATGAATCGGCTATCGATATCCACTGGGGTATGCAAAAAACTATAGATTATTATACCGATAAATTTGACAGAAATAGTGTCGATGATAATGGAATGGTTGTTTTTGGTTTAGCTCATTTAGGTGAAAATGTAAACAATGCCTCTTGGACAGGAGGATGGGCTCAGTTTGGAGATGGAGACAATGCCCCTTATGTGGGATTAGGAATTACGGCTCACGAATTAACGCATGCGGTAACTCAGTTTTCAGCTAATTTAATATATCAAGGAGAATCAGGAGCTTTAAATGAATCGTTTAGCGATATGCTTGGAGTTGCTGTAGAGTTTTATGTAGGAAAGGATTCTGAAGAAGATATTTGGTTATTAGGAGATGAACTGTATGCACATGGTTCTATGAGAAATATGAAAGATCCTAAGGCAGAAGGCCAGCCAGATACTTATGGTGGAGAATATTGGGTAAATCCAACATCTTCTTACGATTATGGAGGCGTACATTTTAACAGTGGCGTATCAAATTATTGGTTTTATCTTTTAAGCGTTGGTGGCGAAGGTGTTAACGATAATAATAATGCGTATAATATTTCTGCTATTGGGCTAGAAAAGGCAGAGCGAATTGCGTATACTACTTTAACAGAGTATTTGTCGCCTGCTTCTAACTTCTCAGATATGCGTCAGGCCACTTTAATGGCTACAGAAGATTTATTCGGTTTAGTTTCCGAAGAATATAAACAAGTTACCAATGCGTGGTATGCCGTTGGAGTAGGATCTGCATATAGCGAAAAACAAATCGCGATTACTTCGGTAGAAGATCCTGTGGCAGCATGTGGTTCGCTAACAGGAACAGAACCGTTTAAAGTTACAATAAGAAATACAGGGACTAGTACTTTAAAAGCAGACGAGCCTTTGCATTATAAACTTAGAGTGTTAATACTTGTAAGAGGACGTTATTACGAGGTTTATACTAATGCCGATATGCTTAGCCTTGAAAAAGATTTAGCCATAGGTGAAGAAGGTGTGTTAACGATTGCAGATAATTTAGAGTTTTTTGAAAACCCTACCGTTATTAATTATGTAGAGGTGAAAATAGATACCGAGCCTGTTGAGACCTTCGATTCCACATCTGGAGTATCATTTGTATCAAATTTTACTATTTCAGAAAACCCATTAGCGTTTGACTTAGCAGTAGCAAGTGTTAACTTGCCAAAGTCAAATGGCGAATTGCAATCTGCTAATGCTCCTTTATCGGTGACTATAGAAAATATAGGGTGTACCGAAATACCTTCAGGTTCTGTTTTAAAAGTAGGATATGCGCTTATAGAAAAACAAACAGACTCTATTTGGAAGAACATAACTTTAGCCGAAAACTTAGCTGGAGGCGCATCTTTACTAGTTAATTTAGATGAAACCATAGACTTATCTACACACGGATTACATACTGTTGAAGCGTATGTAGAATACGAGAACGATACCAATGAATTAAACAATACGAATTCGGGAGCTGTGTATAGTGGAGAAATAAATCAATTCCCTTATACAGAAACTTTTGAAAAAACTCCAGGAGGATGGACTACAGAAAGTTTAAAAGGAAACCAAAAATGGTATTGGCAAAAAATCCCATATTTTGAATTTAGAGATATACCATCAGAATATATGTGGACTTCTAGGATAAATGAAAATTTAGCTGTCATGGAGCCATCATCAGATTTTACGCTACAATCTCCTATCTTAGATTTTACCAATGTAGAATCGCCTTTTATGCAGTTTGATTTGGTTTGGGTTTTCTTTAGAGGAACCGATGGATTGATTGTAGAATACTCAGAAGATTTAGGAACAACATGGCATACCGCACCTGATATGCAAGGCGCTGTAGATTTTCATTATAATGATTTAGTAGAAGGACCTTGGTACACTGGTATTAATAACCAGACAAATAAAGATCCATTAGTTTTACCATTACACCATTTGGCAGGTAAAAAAGGGATGGTTCGTTTTCGTGTTTTAACCGATGAAGATGTAGATAAATATATTGGTGCCTTTGTAGATAATATTATTATAGGCGAAGCACCTTACGATATCAATCTTTTAGAAGCGAATCTTAGTGCAGGAACCTGCGATAAAGATTATACAAATGGAACTCTTAATGTAAGTATAGCTAACAACTTCCCAACAACTACTGAAAAATTAGTGTTTACAACTCAGATTTTAAATAGTGTTGGCGAAGAAGTGTTTTCGCATTCAGAAACAAGTCAAATAGATTTCACAACCTATAAAGATACTGTTAACTATAGCTTTACTCCTAATATTAATTTGTCTGATGTAGGCGTATATGAAATTCTAGTCAATGTATTTCCAGAACAGGCCGATGTAGATGAAGCTCCAGAAAATAATAGTGTTACCTTCTTCGTTGATGTTTGGGAGCAGGACGATTATAAAGTGTCTGCCTTACCATATATTATGGATTTTGAAGGTGAAGGCGGCTATAAAGGTTGGAGTACCTCCGAAAAAAATGGTGCAAATGGATGGATGCATGGAGAGCGTCAGGATTTAGGAAGTCCAGGTTGGTTTATTGCGGAGCACACAAAGTTTATGGCTAGTAATGATGATGCTTGTAATTGCGACTCGTCGAATGATATGCTAATTTCTCCAGTTTTTGATTTATCAAACTATGAAAAAGCTTACTTATCTTTTGATGCTTTTGGCGATGTATTTCAACTATCCGATGGTTATGTAAAGGTTAGTGTAGACGGTGGTATTACTTGGGAAACAGTGTTCCAAATGCCATATATAAGCTCTTGGCAAGAGTACGATGTCGATTTAAGTGCATTTGCAGGTAATGCTTGTGTACAGTTTGCTTTTGTACATACAGACAACAACTTGTTTGCAAGTGGTTTTGCTGTAGATAATATTGAAGTGACTAACACAGCTATAGATTTAGAGGTTCAAAATTTAAGTTTTGCTAGTGCAATGTATGGTAATTCTGCTCCTCATGATTTCTTTTTGAGTGTTAAAAATATTGGTTACGATATTGTGGATACCACTACTATTACATATCAAATTTATCAAAATGGAAATCTTATAGGTGACCTTATTTCGGTGGAAAAAAACGCAGCAATTTTAAGAAACGAGACTATCGTATATATTGTTAATGAATTTCCAGAATTAGCCGCTGGTACTTATAGTATAGAAGTTGCTGTTAATGTGGAAGGTGAAACGTTATTAGCAAATAATACAGTAACTGCCGATTTTATTGTAGATTCTAACATTCCAGAATTACAAAACATACCGTTCACCGGCTTTGTTACAGGAGCTCTATTTGGAGAGCAAGGTTGGGTGTCTAACGAAGGTGGTATTAATTCCCCTTGGAAAGTATTAAATCAGGCAGAAAATCTAAATTTATCTATTCCAAAAACAGATCATACTGGCGATGAGAAAGCATTAATGCTTTACAACCAATTAGAATCTGATAGCTATTACGGAGAGGTTATGACATCGTTCTACCAGTTAGCAGACAATGCAACTGCATTAGAATTTTACTATGCCTTACAGTCTAATTACTTAAATGCTCTAATCTTAGACGTTCAAATGGAAGGCGAAACGTCTTGGACAGAAATATGGAGGGTATCTAACCAAGGGGATTCTAGAGATAGAGAATGGCAAAAAGCTGTTTTAAATGTTGATAAATATAAAGGAACCTCGTTAAGATTCAGACTTAGACATGCTAAGGCAGGCGGGTACTCTTATGCTATAGTAGATGACTTTAAAGTAGGATCATCACTTTTAACAGATGTAAGTGTGGAAGTAATCGCTCCAAAAGATGTTTGTGGATCTGGAGAAGAAGTTATTATTAGATTAACTAATCTTGGTCAAGTTGCTATCCCGGCAGATGCTATAACATTGCATGTGGACTATATGAATTTAGAAAAAAATATTTCTGAAGTTGTAGATGTTGCTCTAGCTGTAGGAGAAAGTGTTGAATATAAAATTAAAGAGGAGTTGGTGTTGGATAATACAGAAGATTCTCATGTATTTAATATTGAAGCTGTATTAGAAGCAGACGAAATTCAGGGGAATAACAAAATCAGTAATTATTTATACCAAAAATTAGATACCGATTTTAAATTATTCGATAGTTCAACAATATATGGGTATGCAGGTCAAACTTTATATGTAGATGCAGAAACAAATGTAATTTATAACGAGTTAAGCGCAAATAGTTACCAATGGAGTACAGGAGATCATACCAATGGGATTTATATTAATCAGCCAGGAGATTATACCGTAACAGTTAAGTTTGGTAATGGTTGCGAAATCTCAGAAACAGTAACAGTAGTTTTTGATACGTTTGACTCTCAATTGCTAAGTGGTGATGTTTGTGGACCAGAAGTAGCATTATTTCCAGGAGATTACGATTCGTATTTATGGTTCGATGGTTCTACAGAGCCAACATATATGGCAACGCAAAACGGAGCTTACTATGTAACTGTATATAAAAATGGTGTCGGGAAAATGTTAAGTACAACAATCTCAATCGTAGGAAACGAGACGCCGGTAATAAGTAAATTCAATAATAAGAAGCTAGGAACAAATATGGTAGCTGAATCTTACCAATGGTATTTAGATGGCCGTCCAATTCCAAATTCAAATTCGAACTCGGTTCTTGCTTTATGGGAAGGTAATTATACCTTAGAGGTAACCAATAGTAATGGTTGTACTGCAATGTCTGAATCGAAGTATCTTGATGGTTCTATTATTAGTAAAATAACCAATCCATTTAGAGTATTTCCTAATCCAACTTCAGGCGACTTAAATCTTTTCTTTGCAGAGGCAATTTCTGGCGAAGCTACGGTAATTGTTTATTCTGTAGATGGGCAAACCGTGTTTAATGAGTCTTATACTATGCTGCCAAATAAAATTAATTTAAGCGAATTAAATAATGGCGTATACATTGTAGAATGTCGTGTTGGAGGCGAATCTTATAAGTCTAAAATAATTAAGAAGTAG